The following are encoded in a window of Chloroflexota bacterium genomic DNA:
- a CDS encoding DUF4386 family protein, translating into MLSKDRFPDVRLDAAGLFLAGLINTFLALFVAGVILAPGTSSGQPDILLRAAWIGENTLRWQAGWLFWFAVTLSFAWSYYALGRHLGGRRPWPALAIGVALVAAAVDLVGVLVNIVVLPDLAQALANPDPALQILFRAMEGLAYGLVNVAAFGLYSLAGLLLLPALFATADYPRWLRWLGVAEWTIAMLATLLLVVAPQAATIPLLISFALYAPWVWGSAVWLLRERQPVQPAE; encoded by the coding sequence ATGCTGAGTAAAGACCGCTTTCCCGATGTACGCCTGGACGCCGCCGGTCTCTTCCTGGCCGGGCTGATCAACACCTTCCTGGCCCTGTTTGTGGCCGGCGTTATCCTGGCCCCGGGCACCAGCAGCGGCCAGCCCGACATTCTACTGCGCGCAGCCTGGATCGGCGAGAACACGCTGCGCTGGCAGGCCGGCTGGCTCTTCTGGTTCGCCGTGACCCTCAGCTTTGCCTGGAGTTACTACGCTCTCGGCCGCCATCTTGGGGGAAGACGCCCGTGGCCCGCCCTGGCCATCGGTGTGGCCCTGGTGGCCGCCGCCGTCGATCTGGTGGGCGTGCTGGTCAACATCGTCGTCCTGCCTGATCTGGCCCAGGCGCTGGCCAACCCAGACCCCGCGCTCCAGATCCTCTTTCGCGCGATGGAAGGGCTGGCCTATGGCCTGGTCAACGTGGCCGCCTTTGGCCTCTATTCCCTTGCCGGGCTGTTGCTGCTTCCCGCCCTCTTCGCCACCGCGGACTACCCCCGCTGGCTGAGGTGGTTGGGCGTTGCCGAATGGACCATTGCCATGCTGGCCACCCTGCTGCTGGTGGTCGCGCCTCAAGCTGCCACCATTCCCCTGCTGATCAGCTTCGCCCTATACGCGCCCTGGGTGTGGGGCAGTGCCGTGTGGTTGCTGCGAGAGCGTCAACCGGTTCAGCCGGCCGAATAG